In a genomic window of Elusimicrobiota bacterium:
- the rsmD gene encoding 16S rRNA (guanine(966)-N(2))-methyltransferase RsmD — MRIIAGESRGRALKSVPKEMMVKPISARIKKSVFDILRPRLGGARVLDLYAGTGAVGIEALSRGAASAFFVDADKRCIAVIEENLTRLGFAAKGRACYGDILQDLSWIPFRAGVSDFDIIYLGPPYRTEDNKMLAYSTPSLARAAEAGLLAPGGVALLQRYKKEKVELPAGYEKYREERYGDTDVEFLRRVASAPSSE, encoded by the coding sequence ATGCGCATCATCGCCGGCGAAAGTCGCGGACGTGCCCTCAAGAGCGTGCCGAAGGAAATGATGGTCAAGCCCATCTCGGCCCGCATCAAGAAATCCGTGTTCGACATCCTCCGCCCGCGTCTCGGAGGAGCCCGGGTGCTCGACCTGTACGCCGGCACCGGCGCCGTCGGCATCGAGGCGCTGTCCCGGGGCGCGGCTTCGGCGTTCTTCGTGGACGCGGACAAGCGCTGCATCGCCGTCATCGAGGAGAACCTCACGCGCCTGGGCTTCGCGGCGAAGGGCCGGGCCTGCTACGGCGACATACTCCAAGATCTTTCGTGGATCCCGTTCCGGGCGGGGGTCTCCGACTTCGACATCATCTACCTGGGCCCGCCGTACCGCACGGAAGACAACAAGATGCTGGCCTACTCGACGCCGTCGCTCGCGCGCGCGGCCGAGGCCGGCCTCCTGGCGCCGGGCGGCGTGGCGCTCCTTCAGCGCTACAAGAAGGAGAAGGTCGAGCTTCCCGCCGGCTACGAGAAATATCGAGAAGAAAGGTACGGGGACACGGACGTGGAGTTTCTGAGGCGCGTCGCGTCGGCTCCTTCATCTGAATAG
- a CDS encoding VWA domain-containing protein codes for MKPLHYPFTAIVGQSRLKRALLINAIDPLIGGVLVRGQKGSAKTTAVRGLARLLGAGAPLLELPLGCTEDRLLGSFDLELILKKRKKRFLPGLLAQAHDGILYVDEVNLLSHHLVDLLLDAAASGFVRVEREGFSLTSPSRFILVGSMNPEEGELRPQLLDRFGLSIETDSVSDPEERVEVTRRRLAFDLDPAAFCEKWAAQETDLKALLLRARGLLPRLDLSESQSRDIAAICVESGVQGLRADLVIYRSARALAALAGKAAVEAQDVEEAALLALPHRRQKHLTQSAPPPPPKSRPSSMGESDGAQGGSKAAKPSTEPGKDSDAAETSHAAGKPHAVKPYVLGRSVRQGKAEPGRRQSRETTGVTGAPVALRAFSGKASAIAWDDTLKHAAVGDAGDGALSLDPGQIKEHIREFKTGALVLFVVDASGSMNAHARMKAAKTAALSLLVDAYQRRDQVGLIAFRAEGAELLLPPTRSAAAAEKALAEMMTGGRTPLAAGIRLAEQVISRLSPQESLEPFVVLITDGRPTVAAGEDPLAETLALAEQFRKRRIAGLVIDTESGAVRLGFAKRIAESWGAHYAAPESL; via the coding sequence ATGAAACCGCTCCATTATCCTTTCACCGCTATCGTCGGACAGTCCCGGCTCAAGCGAGCCTTGCTGATCAACGCCATCGATCCTCTGATCGGAGGCGTCCTCGTGCGCGGGCAAAAAGGCTCGGCCAAGACGACCGCCGTCCGGGGCCTCGCCCGGCTGCTCGGCGCCGGCGCGCCCCTCTTGGAGTTGCCGCTCGGCTGCACCGAGGACCGCCTTCTCGGCTCGTTTGATCTCGAGCTCATCCTCAAGAAGAGAAAGAAGCGCTTTCTTCCCGGGCTTCTGGCCCAGGCTCACGACGGCATCCTTTACGTTGATGAGGTCAACCTGCTAAGCCATCATCTCGTCGACCTTCTCCTCGACGCCGCGGCCTCGGGTTTCGTGCGCGTGGAACGCGAGGGCTTCTCTCTGACTTCGCCGTCGCGGTTCATCCTGGTCGGGAGCATGAACCCGGAGGAAGGGGAGCTTCGTCCGCAGCTGCTCGACCGTTTCGGCTTGTCGATCGAGACCGACTCGGTCTCCGATCCCGAGGAGCGCGTCGAGGTCACGCGACGGCGGCTGGCTTTCGACCTCGATCCCGCGGCCTTCTGCGAAAAATGGGCCGCTCAAGAGACGGACTTGAAGGCGCTGCTCCTTCGCGCTCGCGGGCTGCTGCCGCGTCTCGATCTGTCGGAAAGCCAATCGAGGGATATCGCGGCGATCTGTGTCGAATCGGGCGTCCAAGGCCTTCGGGCGGACCTCGTGATCTATCGATCCGCGCGCGCCCTCGCGGCGCTCGCCGGCAAGGCGGCGGTCGAGGCCCAGGATGTCGAGGAGGCCGCGCTGTTGGCCCTGCCGCATCGGCGCCAAAAGCACCTCACTCAAAGCGCTCCGCCGCCGCCGCCGAAAAGCCGCCCATCATCGATGGGCGAGTCCGACGGCGCGCAAGGCGGCTCCAAAGCCGCGAAGCCGTCCACGGAGCCCGGGAAAGACTCGGACGCCGCGGAGACGAGCCATGCCGCGGGAAAGCCGCACGCGGTGAAGCCATATGTTCTTGGGCGCAGCGTCCGGCAGGGGAAGGCCGAGCCCGGCCGCCGCCAAAGCCGGGAGACGACCGGCGTCACCGGAGCTCCCGTGGCGCTGCGCGCTTTCTCCGGCAAGGCCTCCGCGATCGCCTGGGACGATACGTTGAAGCACGCGGCCGTCGGAGACGCCGGCGACGGCGCGCTCTCTCTCGATCCGGGCCAGATCAAGGAACATATCCGCGAGTTCAAGACGGGCGCGCTCGTACTCTTCGTCGTGGACGCAAGCGGCTCGATGAACGCCCACGCGCGGATGAAGGCGGCGAAGACCGCGGCTCTCTCGCTGCTCGTCGACGCCTACCAGCGCCGCGACCAGGTCGGTTTGATCGCCTTCCGCGCGGAGGGGGCGGAGTTGCTGCTGCCTCCGACACGAAGCGCCGCCGCGGCCGAGAAGGCTTTGGCTGAGATGATGACCGGAGGCCGCACGCCGCTCGCGGCGGGGATAAGGCTCGCGGAGCAGGTCATCTCCCGGCTCTCCCCGCAGGAGTCTCTTGAGCCTTTTGTCGTGCTGATCACCGACGGTAGGCCAACGGTCGCCGCCGGCGAGGATCCTCTGGCCGAGACCCTGGCGTTGGCGGAACAGTTCCGCAAGCGCAGGATCGCCGGCTTGGTCATCGACACCGAATCAGGCGCGGTACGCCTGGGATTCGCCAAGCGTATCGCCGAATCGTGGGGGGCGCATTATGCCGCACCTGAAAGCCTTTAA
- a CDS encoding response regulator has translation MGAQIIIVDDDPLVGGLTLELLNDAGYTSRLIQDSLKAQDIIKAEKPALVILDILMPGLDGLTLLHRLKSDPETEPIRAIIVSGKSFEAEKQRAAQYGAEAFIEKPYDVELFAQKVNEIMKKQGVDPKKTARPPSAPAPIARTDLKAVVWGCRSTSSAVSPVVTRYGKHTSCVSVETPSHIFVFDAGSGISLLGNELMKSSLHKEIWLFLTHFHHDHVEGLAGFPCAHDKDYTLHISGASEADKPFEKALEAAFEPGFGDKMPPAKIELYELLEQTYEILPGVRLSVFYANHPGTTLAYVLQTEGRKIVYCPDSELYGEYATALQDYDEKIGAVCRGADLMFHDGRYTAEDYKKNRNSGHSSFLAAVDFAGKNLVKALVLVHQDGSYADSVLDQMGKEAQARADERGYKLKVALGREGLRITA, from the coding sequence ATGGGCGCTCAGATCATCATCGTGGACGACGACCCCCTCGTGGGCGGACTGACGCTCGAGCTGCTCAACGACGCCGGCTACACCTCCCGCCTGATCCAGGACAGCCTCAAGGCCCAGGACATCATCAAGGCCGAGAAGCCCGCTCTCGTCATCCTCGACATCCTGATGCCCGGCTTGGACGGCTTGACCCTTCTTCACAGGCTCAAGTCCGACCCCGAGACCGAGCCGATCCGCGCGATCATCGTCTCCGGCAAGTCCTTCGAGGCCGAGAAGCAGCGCGCGGCGCAGTACGGCGCCGAGGCCTTCATCGAGAAGCCCTACGACGTGGAGCTCTTCGCGCAGAAGGTCAACGAGATCATGAAGAAGCAGGGCGTGGACCCGAAGAAGACGGCCCGCCCCCCCTCCGCGCCCGCGCCGATCGCCCGCACCGACCTGAAGGCCGTGGTCTGGGGCTGCCGCTCGACCTCGTCGGCCGTGTCGCCGGTCGTGACCCGCTACGGGAAGCACACCTCCTGCGTGTCGGTGGAGACGCCGTCGCACATCTTCGTCTTCGACGCCGGCTCGGGCATAAGTCTTCTCGGCAACGAATTGATGAAATCGTCGCTTCATAAAGAAATCTGGCTGTTCCTGACCCATTTCCACCACGACCATGTCGAGGGCCTCGCGGGCTTCCCGTGCGCCCACGACAAGGACTACACGCTCCACATCAGCGGCGCCTCCGAGGCGGACAAGCCGTTCGAGAAGGCGCTCGAGGCCGCCTTCGAGCCCGGCTTCGGCGACAAGATGCCGCCCGCGAAGATCGAGCTGTACGAGCTGCTCGAGCAGACGTACGAGATCCTGCCCGGCGTGCGCCTCTCCGTCTTCTACGCGAACCACCCCGGCACGACGCTCGCCTACGTGCTCCAGACCGAGGGCCGCAAGATCGTGTACTGCCCCGACAGCGAGCTGTACGGCGAGTACGCGACCGCGCTCCAGGACTACGACGAGAAGATCGGCGCGGTGTGCCGCGGGGCGGACCTGATGTTCCACGACGGCCGCTACACCGCCGAGGACTACAAGAAGAACCGCAACAGCGGCCACTCGAGCTTCCTCGCCGCCGTCGACTTCGCGGGCAAGAACCTCGTCAAGGCGCTGGTCCTCGTCCATCAGGACGGCAGCTACGCCGACTCGGTGCTCGACCAGATGGGCAAGGAAGCCCAGGCCCGCGCCGACGAGCGCGGCTACAAGCTGAAGGTCGCGCTCGGCCGCGAAGGCCTGCGCATCACGGCTTAG
- a CDS encoding deoxyribonuclease IV, whose product MRLGIHASVRGGYDAALSEALALGAESFQILPYRRHAKPSEEELSSFNAARSAAKLPLLVHSRYVPCLASSDGARRTSSIKHLAHELSLTQALGGDAYVIHGGAYSVDSSLEAGVELFAQSVIMAVQQSSCQTPLLLENVPGGGRRMGGSLEDLARLQDALKPSLPHIGVCLDTAHAYAAGYDCSSIEGALKFVARAHRLLGFDSIKAFHLNDTRALLSSHREHHEHWGRGRLGSEGLKALLDREEFSSIPGILEMPAGGREDDRASLEFIRKLSA is encoded by the coding sequence GTGAGGTTAGGCATCCATGCCTCGGTCCGTGGGGGGTATGATGCCGCGTTGAGCGAAGCACTGGCGCTCGGCGCCGAGTCCTTCCAGATATTGCCGTATCGCCGTCACGCCAAGCCGTCGGAAGAAGAGTTGTCTTCTTTCAACGCCGCGCGAAGCGCGGCGAAGCTCCCGCTGCTCGTTCACTCCCGCTATGTGCCGTGTTTGGCGTCGTCAGATGGGGCTCGTCGAACGAGCTCCATCAAACATCTCGCCCATGAATTGTCGTTGACGCAAGCGTTAGGCGGGGATGCATATGTTATTCATGGCGGGGCCTACTCGGTCGACTCGTCCCTGGAGGCGGGCGTCGAATTATTCGCGCAGTCCGTCATAATGGCCGTCCAACAGAGTTCCTGCCAAACGCCGTTGCTGTTAGAAAACGTCCCCGGCGGAGGCCGCCGCATGGGAGGAAGCCTCGAGGATCTAGCGCGTCTGCAAGACGCGCTAAAGCCGTCTCTCCCTCACATCGGCGTCTGCCTGGACACGGCTCATGCGTATGCCGCCGGCTACGACTGCTCCTCCATCGAAGGCGCCCTCAAGTTCGTCGCCCGCGCGCACCGCCTCCTCGGCTTCGATTCCATCAAGGCCTTCCATCTCAACGACACGAGGGCGTTATTGTCCTCGCATCGCGAGCACCACGAGCACTGGGGACGCGGCCGTCTCGGCAGCGAAGGCCTGAAGGCCTTGCTCGACCGCGAGGAGTTCTCGTCGATCCCGGGGATCCTCGAGATGCCCGCCGGCGGACGCGAGGACGACCGGGCCAGCCTGGAGTTCATCCGGAAGCTGTCGGCCTAA
- a CDS encoding aldehyde dehydrogenase family protein translates to MMTTRTPSAVETTAAEFAAKAAAARRASETWRRTTVAQRVKTLRALWKALAARRDEIRAVVHEETGKPLIEIDLMELGAAGLLVDWMTSAAPRVLGDKAASKPWSLFNKRAYERRVPRGVIGLITPWNMPFLIPFGDAFAAMLAGNAVLLKPSEWTTKTALWLEGAVAGTSLLPAGLLSVVPGAGAAGEAVIDASDMTVFTGSTRTGRAVAVRAAGQLKPVILELGGKHPMIVLADASLDRAAAAAVWAACGNAGQVCVGVERVFVEAEAYDRFVEKVRPRMAALRQRLDGRDCDLGRLVFPPLLDRIQEQLEDARKKGARVIGGDVLDRDALLMSPALVLDARMDMRVMTEECFGPVLPIMKISRAEEAVALANAGQEGLAASVWTTDLAKGERLAAALEVGLVGVNEPSSHYAYGALPFGGMKQSGMGRRHGEEGLLAFTQAQSVVVHEWPDATPDLWWFPYDERKAGFLRKLMGLP, encoded by the coding sequence ATGATGACCACCCGAACGCCGTCCGCCGTCGAGACCACCGCCGCCGAGTTCGCCGCCAAGGCCGCCGCCGCGCGCCGCGCCTCCGAGACCTGGCGCCGGACCACGGTGGCCCAGAGGGTCAAGACCTTGCGCGCGCTGTGGAAGGCCCTCGCCGCGCGCCGCGACGAGATCCGCGCCGTCGTCCACGAGGAGACGGGCAAGCCTCTCATCGAGATCGACCTGATGGAGCTCGGCGCCGCGGGCCTGCTCGTCGATTGGATGACGTCGGCCGCGCCTCGCGTCCTGGGCGACAAGGCCGCGAGCAAGCCCTGGTCTCTCTTCAATAAACGCGCGTATGAGAGACGGGTGCCGCGCGGCGTCATCGGCCTCATCACGCCCTGGAACATGCCGTTCCTCATCCCGTTCGGGGACGCCTTCGCCGCGATGCTCGCGGGCAACGCCGTCCTGCTCAAGCCCTCGGAGTGGACGACGAAGACCGCGCTGTGGCTCGAGGGCGCGGTCGCCGGCACCTCCCTCCTGCCCGCGGGCCTGCTGTCGGTCGTGCCGGGCGCCGGCGCCGCCGGCGAGGCCGTCATCGACGCCTCAGACATGACGGTGTTCACCGGCTCGACCAGGACGGGCCGCGCGGTCGCCGTGCGCGCCGCGGGCCAGCTCAAGCCGGTGATCCTCGAGCTCGGCGGCAAGCATCCGATGATCGTGCTCGCCGACGCCTCGCTCGACCGCGCCGCCGCCGCCGCGGTGTGGGCCGCCTGCGGGAACGCCGGCCAGGTCTGCGTCGGCGTCGAGCGCGTCTTCGTCGAGGCCGAGGCCTACGACCGGTTCGTCGAGAAGGTCCGGCCGCGCATGGCGGCCCTGCGCCAGCGGCTCGACGGCCGCGACTGCGACCTCGGCCGCCTCGTCTTCCCGCCCCTGCTCGACCGCATCCAGGAGCAGCTCGAGGACGCGCGCAAGAAGGGCGCGCGCGTCATCGGCGGCGACGTCCTCGACCGCGACGCCCTGCTGATGTCTCCCGCCCTCGTCCTCGACGCGCGCATGGACATGCGCGTGATGACCGAGGAGTGCTTCGGGCCCGTGCTCCCGATCATGAAGATATCCAGAGCCGAGGAAGCCGTCGCCCTGGCGAACGCGGGCCAGGAAGGCCTCGCCGCCAGCGTCTGGACGACGGACCTCGCGAAAGGCGAGCGCCTCGCCGCGGCGCTGGAGGTGGGACTGGTCGGCGTGAACGAGCCCTCGTCGCACTACGCCTACGGCGCGCTTCCCTTCGGGGGAATGAAGCAGAGCGGCATGGGACGGCGTCATGGAGAGGAAGGTTTATTGGCCTTCACTCAGGCGCAGTCCGTGGTGGTTCACGAGTGGCCCGACGCGACGCCCGATCTTTGGTGGTTCCCTTACGATGAACGGAAAGCGGGGTTCCTGCGCAAGCTGATGGGGCTTCCGTGA
- a CDS encoding PD-(D/E)XK nuclease family protein, producing the protein MEISYTRYRIYRECPWKYKLLFVDGRKIPLVPKSSFGLSLHRALEAWLESGEFSLESLMAALRSRWLTLGYPDEESEARWFAKAERALTRFHGEEESRRARTVAVEKEFFWSSGAHVMRGMIDRIDQGPDGAYELIDYKTGPGAPTTEQVSKDPQMRFYALGAKRGLGLTPSTLTVDCVVAGERVSVPYDGSGEDAYDADIRAAASGIEAAAFPPDTKYCPRCDFKADCPYSASK; encoded by the coding sequence GTGGAGATCTCCTACACCCGCTACCGCATCTACCGCGAGTGCCCGTGGAAGTACAAGCTCCTGTTCGTCGACGGCCGCAAGATCCCGCTCGTCCCCAAGTCCTCCTTCGGGCTGTCTTTGCACCGCGCGCTCGAGGCGTGGCTGGAGAGCGGGGAGTTCTCGCTCGAGTCCCTGATGGCGGCCCTGCGCTCGCGCTGGCTGACGCTGGGCTATCCGGACGAGGAGTCCGAGGCCCGCTGGTTCGCGAAGGCGGAGCGCGCGCTGACCCGCTTCCACGGCGAGGAGGAGTCGCGCCGCGCGCGGACGGTCGCCGTGGAGAAGGAGTTCTTCTGGTCCTCCGGGGCGCACGTGATGCGCGGCATGATCGACCGCATCGATCAGGGCCCCGACGGCGCCTACGAGCTCATCGACTACAAGACCGGCCCCGGCGCGCCGACGACGGAGCAGGTCTCCAAGGATCCTCAGATGCGCTTCTATGCCCTCGGCGCCAAGCGCGGCCTCGGCCTGACGCCCTCGACCTTGACCGTGGACTGCGTCGTCGCGGGCGAGCGGGTCAGCGTCCCCTACGACGGCTCGGGCGAGGACGCCTACGACGCGGACATCCGCGCGGCGGCGTCGGGCATCGAGGCGGCGGCCTTCCCGCCGGACACGAAGTACTGCCCGCGCTGCGACTTCAAGGCGGACTGCCCGTACTCGGCGTCGAAGTAG
- a CDS encoding AAA family ATPase — protein MKIAISGSAGVGKTTLVTGLSEALGIPRISEEMRDYLVVTDQPLAGRPAAEIAVVLAALWDLRVSRESALPAFVADNSCLDFIAYVLFYRCQHEAAVQPLLTEAWARVRTYDACIVLPFGSIPYVDDGIRPRRKESQRNYQRVLERLYRKQRNATTVHRMPLDCRVEDERLRWALSSLAAPAHREDRGIMAGRS, from the coding sequence ATGAAGATCGCCATCTCGGGCTCCGCGGGGGTCGGCAAGACGACTCTCGTGACGGGCCTATCCGAGGCTCTAGGAATCCCGCGCATCTCAGAGGAGATGCGCGACTATCTGGTCGTCACGGATCAGCCTTTGGCCGGCCGGCCGGCGGCTGAGATCGCCGTCGTTCTCGCCGCGCTGTGGGACCTGCGTGTCTCGCGCGAGTCCGCCCTGCCGGCGTTCGTGGCGGACAACTCATGCTTGGACTTCATCGCGTACGTGCTTTTCTACCGGTGCCAGCACGAGGCCGCGGTGCAGCCCCTCTTGACGGAAGCATGGGCGCGCGTCAGGACGTATGACGCCTGCATCGTTCTGCCATTTGGCTCGATTCCGTATGTTGATGATGGGATTCGTCCACGCAGAAAGGAGAGCCAGAGGAACTATCAGCGTGTCCTGGAAAGGCTCTACAGGAAACAGCGGAATGCCACGACCGTTCATCGCATGCCGTTGGATTGCCGGGTTGAGGACGAACGTCTTCGGTGGGCTCTCTCCTCATTAGCTGCACCAGCACACAGAGAAGATCGTGGAATAATGGCGGGACGATCTTAG
- a CDS encoding diguanylate cyclase — translation MSSPGRRQNDRGGLRAGVRAAPHYFLYPAAGAVLGLLSPLGAFLLRYWLADPLLKRVWARHELDYNFLFYAYMGVGTVGAFLIFGYVIGLRSERQRVRNRVLSARVDELHLKSVTDGLTGAFTHGYLQEMLELEIQRSLTQKTPLSVMLVDIDDFKRINDSHGHLFGDRVIKETAETISANVRSGDILGRYGGDEFVVIMPGADAATAVHVAGRARAGIAKNGYLATISVGVATVEDPGKESPSEILHRADMNLYQAKHDGKNCVRDYCALPDVPRRRQTDA, via the coding sequence ATGAGCTCGCCGGGACGGCGCCAGAACGACCGCGGGGGCCTCCGCGCCGGCGTGCGCGCCGCGCCCCACTACTTCCTCTACCCGGCCGCCGGCGCCGTCCTCGGCCTCCTCTCGCCGCTCGGCGCGTTCCTGCTGCGCTACTGGCTCGCCGATCCCCTGCTCAAGCGGGTCTGGGCCCGGCACGAGCTCGACTACAACTTCCTGTTCTACGCGTACATGGGCGTCGGCACCGTCGGCGCGTTCCTGATCTTCGGCTACGTGATCGGCCTGCGCTCCGAGCGCCAGCGCGTGCGCAACCGCGTGCTCTCGGCGCGCGTCGACGAGCTGCACCTGAAGTCGGTGACCGACGGCCTGACCGGCGCCTTCACCCACGGCTACCTGCAGGAGATGCTCGAGCTCGAGATCCAGCGCTCGCTGACCCAGAAGACGCCGCTGTCGGTCATGCTCGTCGACATCGACGACTTCAAGCGGATAAACGATTCTCACGGTCATCTGTTCGGCGACCGCGTCATCAAAGAGACGGCCGAGACGATCTCGGCCAACGTGCGCTCCGGCGACATACTGGGCCGCTACGGCGGCGACGAGTTCGTCGTGATCATGCCCGGAGCCGACGCCGCGACGGCCGTGCACGTCGCCGGCCGCGCCCGGGCGGGCATCGCCAAGAACGGCTACCTCGCCACGATCAGCGTCGGGGTGGCGACCGTCGAGGACCCCGGGAAGGAGTCCCCCTCCGAGATCCTGCACCGCGCGGACATGAACCTGTACCAGGCCAAGCACGACGGCAAGAACTGCGTCCGCGACTACTGCGCTTTGCCCGACGTCCCACGCCGAAGACAGACCGACGCCTGA
- the bluB gene encoding 5,6-dimethylbenzimidazole synthase, whose amino-acid sequence MPHLKAFKTVPPAAAAMSAYEAIYRRRDIRKFRPDPVPADVLRRILDAAHHAGSVGFMQPWNFIVIRDRAVRESVNEVFQRENARASGQYAGDRAALYKSFKLEGIRESALNVCVTCDRTRGGQVLGRSTIIDTDLFSVCCAVQNLWLAARAEGVGVGWVSIIDNSDLARILGLPDHVVPVAYLCVGYPEEFPAEPMLATAGWRKRIPVDDLIFYDRYGRQAAETLK is encoded by the coding sequence ATGCCGCACCTGAAAGCCTTTAAAACCGTGCCGCCGGCCGCCGCGGCAATGAGCGCCTATGAGGCGATCTATCGCCGCCGTGATATCCGGAAATTCCGGCCGGATCCCGTGCCCGCGGACGTCCTGCGCCGGATACTCGATGCCGCGCATCATGCCGGCTCGGTCGGCTTCATGCAGCCGTGGAATTTCATCGTGATCCGCGATCGCGCGGTCCGCGAGAGCGTGAACGAGGTCTTCCAGCGCGAGAACGCACGCGCCTCCGGACAATACGCCGGCGACAGGGCGGCTCTCTATAAATCCTTTAAGCTCGAGGGCATCCGCGAGTCGGCCTTGAATGTATGCGTGACGTGCGACCGCACTCGCGGAGGACAGGTGCTCGGGAGAAGCACGATCATCGACACGGACCTCTTCAGCGTTTGCTGCGCCGTCCAGAACCTTTGGCTGGCCGCGCGGGCTGAAGGTGTCGGCGTTGGTTGGGTGAGCATTATCGATAATAGCGACCTGGCTCGCATCCTCGGGCTGCCCGACCATGTCGTGCCCGTCGCCTATCTGTGCGTCGGTTATCCCGAAGAGTTTCCTGCGGAGCCGATGCTCGCGACCGCGGGCTGGCGAAAGCGAATCCCCGTAGACGACCTCATATTCTACGACCGTTACGGCCGGCAGGCCGCGGAAACGCTGAAATAA
- a CDS encoding histidine phosphatase family protein has translation MKRLYLMRHGHSPTTMEAGVSKDALRPLSDLGRENARHMAAELLRLGCAPGLILHSPLLRAVQTAAEAASVLKPAGGREAFAPLDNTKPPEEVEIALAARAASVDEVLAVGHQPQIGEIAALLAKTTFEFRPATIVAIEFAPEPRVLWAMSPEVPG, from the coding sequence ATGAAGCGGCTCTACCTGATGCGCCACGGCCACTCGCCCACGACGATGGAGGCCGGCGTGTCCAAGGACGCCCTGCGGCCCCTGTCGGACCTGGGACGGGAGAACGCGCGCCATATGGCCGCGGAGCTGCTGCGCCTCGGCTGCGCGCCGGGCCTCATCCTGCACTCGCCGCTGCTCCGCGCCGTGCAGACGGCCGCCGAGGCCGCCTCGGTGCTCAAGCCCGCCGGAGGCCGCGAGGCCTTCGCGCCGCTCGACAACACCAAGCCCCCCGAGGAGGTCGAGATCGCGCTCGCCGCGCGCGCCGCGTCCGTCGACGAGGTCCTCGCCGTCGGCCATCAGCCCCAGATCGGCGAGATCGCCGCGCTCCTCGCCAAGACCACCTTCGAGTTCCGCCCGGCCACCATCGTCGCCATCGAGTTCGCGCCCGAGCCGCGCGTGCTGTGGGCGATGAGCCCCGAAGTCCCGGGATGA
- a CDS encoding M15 family metallopeptidase translates to MLPALLVMTALPLADPLIDVQALIPDAVLDIRYATKDNLTGSPLYPFAAAFLRRSTAGKLAKAAAELRAKGLRLVIYDAYRPLSAQKALWKAKPDARFVADPAKGSSHNRAGAVDAALADASGKALPMPSAFDDFGPLARHGAPGVPPEARRNAETLKAALESAGFVSLADEWWHYRDREALSWPLLDIPFEQVAR, encoded by the coding sequence GTGCTACCGGCGCTCCTCGTGATGACCGCTCTGCCGCTCGCCGACCCGCTCATCGACGTTCAGGCCCTGATCCCGGACGCGGTTCTGGACATCCGCTACGCGACCAAGGACAACCTGACGGGGAGCCCCCTGTACCCGTTCGCGGCCGCCTTCCTGCGGCGCTCCACGGCGGGGAAGCTCGCGAAGGCCGCGGCGGAATTGCGGGCGAAGGGCCTGCGGCTGGTCATCTACGACGCCTACCGCCCGCTGTCCGCGCAGAAGGCGCTCTGGAAGGCCAAGCCCGACGCGCGCTTCGTCGCGGACCCCGCCAAGGGCTCGTCCCATAACCGCGCCGGCGCGGTGGACGCCGCCCTCGCCGACGCCTCGGGCAAGGCCTTGCCGATGCCCTCGGCGTTCGACGACTTCGGCCCGCTCGCGCGCCACGGCGCCCCGGGGGTCCCTCCGGAGGCGCGGCGCAACGCGGAGACCCTGAAGGCCGCCCTCGAGTCCGCCGGCTTCGTGTCGCTGGCCGACGAGTGGTGGCACTACCGCGACCGCGAGGCGCTCTCGTGGCCGCTGCTGGATATCCCGTTTGAACAGGTGGCCCGATGA
- the cobO gene encoding cob(I)yrinic acid a,c-diamide adenosyltransferase, translated as MDTVNAEKAPQTHEDIKVAIKKGLIMVHTGEGKGKTTAGLGMVLRCLGRGYKVAIVQFIKGKWIPGELKALRTFGDQVEYHAMGDGFTWDTRNIEKDKASARVAWAKCLELIRSKRHRFIFLDEINYVVHYGFLDAQEVLDGVKEKDPDTHILLTGRHATEELIQLADLVTEMKPIKHPYRDQKIKAQPGIEF; from the coding sequence ATGGACACGGTCAACGCCGAAAAAGCGCCGCAGACTCACGAGGACATCAAGGTCGCGATCAAGAAGGGCCTGATCATGGTCCATACGGGGGAGGGAAAGGGCAAGACGACGGCGGGCCTCGGCATGGTGCTGCGCTGCCTCGGCCGCGGCTATAAGGTCGCCATCGTGCAGTTTATCAAGGGCAAGTGGATCCCCGGCGAGCTCAAGGCGCTTCGGACATTCGGCGACCAGGTCGAGTACCACGCGATGGGCGATGGCTTCACCTGGGACACCAGGAATATCGAGAAGGACAAGGCCAGCGCCCGCGTGGCCTGGGCCAAGTGTCTCGAGCTCATCCGCTCGAAGCGCCACCGCTTCATCTTTCTCGATGAGATCAACTACGTCGTGCACTACGGCTTCCTCGACGCCCAGGAAGTGCTCGACGGCGTGAAGGAGAAGGATCCGGACACGCATATCCTCCTGACCGGCCGCCACGCGACTGAGGAACTGATCCAGCTCGCCGATCTCGTCACCGAGATGAAGCCGATCAAGCATCCCTATCGGGACCAGAAGATCAAGGCGCAGCCCGGCATCGAGTTCTGA